From Amycolatopsis sp. cg9, one genomic window encodes:
- a CDS encoding esterase/lipase family protein, translated as MARGTKRWLAAIGLAGALALSAAVPAQAAGGGGNNDFACRPSAAHPNPVVLLHGTFATYYEDLNFLQADLAARGYCTFSLTYGAYPQFPFAGGLKPVAESSLEIKDFVEKVRAATGAAKVDVVGHSEGGLQSIYLAKMQGIQSEIGKVVAIAPPTHGANASGLLTLAYTLLGKSTWDTIVKTIGLPIFADELDGGAAIVALNTGPVAQPGIDYTVITSRYDELVTPTETSFIREPGVHNRYVQDSCPFDPVGHIGEAYDLNVWHLVRNALDPANAAPIKVCAVGSPG; from the coding sequence ATGGCGCGGGGAACGAAACGATGGCTGGCCGCGATCGGCTTGGCGGGCGCGCTGGCGCTGAGCGCGGCGGTCCCGGCCCAGGCGGCCGGCGGCGGCGGCAACAACGACTTCGCGTGCCGCCCGAGCGCCGCCCACCCGAACCCGGTCGTGCTGCTCCACGGCACCTTCGCCACCTACTACGAGGACCTGAACTTCCTCCAGGCCGACCTGGCCGCCCGCGGCTACTGCACGTTCTCCCTGACCTACGGCGCCTACCCGCAGTTCCCCTTCGCCGGCGGGCTCAAGCCGGTCGCGGAGTCGTCGCTGGAGATCAAGGACTTCGTCGAAAAGGTCCGCGCGGCCACCGGCGCGGCGAAGGTCGACGTCGTCGGGCACTCCGAGGGCGGCCTCCAGTCGATCTACCTGGCCAAGATGCAGGGCATCCAGAGCGAGATCGGCAAGGTCGTCGCGATCGCCCCGCCGACGCACGGCGCCAACGCGTCCGGGCTGCTGACGCTGGCCTACACGCTGCTGGGCAAGAGCACGTGGGACACGATCGTGAAGACGATCGGCCTGCCGATCTTCGCCGACGAGCTGGACGGCGGCGCCGCGATCGTCGCGCTCAACACCGGCCCGGTCGCCCAGCCCGGCATCGACTACACGGTCATCACCTCCCGCTACGACGAGCTGGTGACCCCGACCGAGACGTCCTTCATCCGCGAGCCCGGCGTGCACAACCGGTACGTCCAGGACTCGTGCCCGTTCGACCCGGTCGGGCACATCGGCGAGGCGTACGACCTGAATGTCTGGCACCTGGTGCGCAACGCCCTCGACCCGGCGAACGCGGCACCGATCAAGGTCTGCGCGGTGGGTTCGCCGGGCTGA
- a CDS encoding PucR family transcriptional regulator: protein MDAVDALFPRAGEIAAAMIARCAAEIPAYRLLPASVLEGDLVANARAVFELFLTTVAEDRRPTAQELALPIAWGAERARDGLPLDAVLKIYPLAASVAWDLAAGDRALLGARMLDFLGEVMPRVASAYLKERDDLDWERREDHQNLAASLLSGRPVRRRDLAESYDVVVFHLPSLPASAGARAATDLFRAVRSDLDTQPGVLVTFKGDGGVLLVPAGVAADAVAARVDRVCGRPCTAAAAHARALADIPAAHAEAGEVLGLAESLRRPPRLYRLADLAIEYQLARPSPAREALAAILVPLEDHPHLIDALRAFVTSGYNRGEAATALNIHRNTLTYRLGRVQLITGYDATRPADARHLTAAMTAYDISRQDPTG, encoded by the coding sequence ATGGACGCCGTCGACGCGCTGTTCCCGCGGGCCGGGGAGATCGCGGCCGCGATGATCGCCCGGTGCGCCGCCGAGATCCCGGCCTACCGGCTGCTGCCGGCGAGCGTGCTGGAAGGCGACCTGGTCGCGAACGCGCGGGCGGTGTTCGAGCTGTTCCTGACGACCGTCGCGGAGGACCGGCGGCCGACCGCGCAGGAGCTGGCGCTGCCGATCGCGTGGGGTGCCGAGCGGGCCCGCGACGGCCTGCCGCTGGACGCCGTGCTGAAGATCTACCCGCTGGCCGCGAGCGTCGCGTGGGACCTGGCGGCCGGCGACCGCGCGCTGCTCGGCGCGCGGATGCTGGACTTCCTCGGCGAGGTGATGCCGCGGGTCGCCTCGGCGTACCTGAAGGAGCGCGACGACCTCGACTGGGAGCGGCGCGAGGATCACCAGAACCTGGCGGCCAGCCTGCTTTCGGGCCGTCCGGTGCGGCGCCGCGACCTGGCGGAGAGCTACGACGTCGTCGTCTTCCACCTGCCGTCCCTGCCCGCCTCGGCGGGTGCCCGCGCGGCGACGGACCTCTTCCGCGCGGTCCGGTCCGATTTGGACACCCAGCCGGGCGTCCTGGTGACGTTCAAGGGCGACGGCGGCGTGCTCCTGGTGCCCGCCGGGGTCGCGGCCGACGCCGTCGCGGCGCGCGTGGACCGCGTCTGCGGGCGGCCGTGCACCGCGGCGGCCGCCCACGCGCGGGCGCTCGCGGACATCCCGGCCGCGCACGCCGAAGCCGGGGAGGTCCTCGGGCTGGCGGAGAGCCTGCGCCGCCCGCCCCGGCTCTACCGCCTGGCGGACCTGGCGATCGAGTACCAGCTGGCCCGGCCGAGCCCGGCGCGGGAAGCCCTCGCCGCGATCCTGGTGCCGCTGGAAGACCACCCGCACCTGATCGACGCCCTGCGCGCGTTCGTGACTTCGGGCTACAACCGCGGCGAAGCGGCGACGGCGTTGAACATCCACCGCAACACGCTCACCTACCGGCTCGGGCGCGTCCAGCTGATCACCGGCTACGACGCGACGCGCCCCGCGGACGCCCGCCACCTGACCGCCGCGATGACGGCTTACGACATCTCCCGGCAGGATCCCACGGGATAA
- a CDS encoding IclR family transcriptional regulator, translating to MTGPPKSVLARGLLLLDAFSSADTELSLAELTARTGLPKPTVHRLAAELVAWGGLERGDGRYRLGMKLFELGQRVPRRRDLREAALPYLEDLYEATHENIHLAVQDGPHTLFLEKVSGRRSMPIESEVGGKLPLHCTATGKVFLALGPPAYFRRVALAGLARWTPRTIVAPGRLRQELARAATSGYGVNHEEYEVGVSAVAAPVFDARRRVLAALSITGNAAKLDLDRLAPAVRTAALALSRELALAPVRNPLDGG from the coding sequence ATGACCGGCCCGCCGAAGTCCGTGCTCGCCCGCGGCCTGCTGCTGCTGGACGCGTTCTCCTCCGCCGACACCGAGCTGTCGCTGGCCGAACTGACCGCGCGGACCGGCCTGCCGAAGCCGACCGTCCACCGGCTGGCCGCGGAGCTGGTCGCCTGGGGCGGCCTGGAACGCGGCGACGGCCGCTACCGCCTCGGCATGAAGCTGTTCGAGCTCGGCCAGCGCGTCCCGCGGCGGCGCGACCTGCGCGAGGCGGCGCTGCCGTACCTGGAGGACCTATACGAGGCGACGCACGAGAACATCCACCTCGCGGTCCAGGACGGCCCGCACACGCTGTTCCTGGAGAAGGTCAGCGGACGGCGGTCGATGCCGATCGAGTCGGAGGTCGGCGGCAAGCTCCCGCTGCACTGCACGGCGACCGGCAAGGTGTTCCTCGCGCTCGGGCCTCCGGCCTACTTCCGGCGGGTCGCCCTCGCGGGACTGGCCCGCTGGACCCCGCGCACGATCGTCGCACCGGGCCGCCTGCGCCAGGAGCTCGCCCGCGCGGCGACGAGCGGCTACGGCGTCAACCACGAGGAGTACGAAGTCGGGGTGTCGGCGGTCGCGGCCCCGGTGTTCGACGCCCGCCGCCGTGTCCTGGCGGCCCTGTCGATCACGGGCAATGCGGCGAAGCTCGACCTCGACCGCCTGGCCCCGGCGGTGCGGACGGCGGCGCTGGCGTTGTCGCGGGAACTGGCGCTGGCGCCGGTGCGGAACCCGCTGGACGGGGGCTGA
- a CDS encoding sensor histidine kinase: protein MTRSFPRRRSLVVRLTAVSLLIALASIAATAWLAVQTTTRAIQQEQGQALSGDATIYTELLGYAAANHTWGQAGPRLKALSEQTGRRIVLTTLDRHVLGDSGGTPVTLPVKATASVDPLHVDPVLLPQAGTSGIDPRAAGPFRLPAAEREDLTSLATKTAACLATVGLPSQVRESPSGRPQLAGLDPLSARYFASKCGLYELAQPTPTEQAALDSLNDAVNRCLQSQGADKVQLGLDLEILGGTDQRPAQGCLDAARREQLTPFVAPPALLFTLGPGGSQLPTFTLSRENLTRILAVTGGVLVLAVALTVLVATRLSRPLRALTEAAKQDRPAPVKSRDEVGYLAAAFNDLTARRERIEELRKAMVSDIAHELRNPLNVIRGRLEAAEDGHLPFDRALSASLLEETVLLQHIVDDLQDLAAADAGQLRLHPELLDAAELAGHVAVAQADRAAAAGVGLTVEADGDTVLAADPVRLRQIVGNLVTNAVRHTPAGGRVTIRVSSTVDVVTLAVEDTGTGIAAADLPHVFDRFWRAEKSRNRQTGGSGLGLAIVRHLVQAHGGTVAVESEVDSGSTFTVRLPKADPGGEGAGVRDPQEAQPPGTVAEEGDGGRGDGRGQGGAPADGDRRAAAADRQP, encoded by the coding sequence ATGACACGTAGCTTCCCGAGGCGGCGCAGCCTCGTCGTCCGGCTCACCGCCGTCTCCCTGCTCATCGCGCTCGCCTCGATCGCCGCGACCGCGTGGCTCGCGGTGCAGACCACCACCCGCGCGATCCAGCAGGAGCAGGGCCAGGCCCTCTCCGGCGACGCCACGATCTACACCGAACTGCTGGGCTACGCGGCGGCCAACCACACGTGGGGCCAGGCGGGGCCCCGGCTGAAAGCGCTCTCGGAGCAGACCGGCCGCCGGATCGTGCTGACCACCCTCGACCGGCACGTCCTCGGCGACTCCGGCGGCACCCCGGTCACGCTGCCGGTCAAGGCGACCGCGTCGGTCGACCCGCTGCACGTCGACCCGGTGCTGCTGCCCCAGGCCGGGACGAGCGGGATCGACCCGCGCGCGGCCGGCCCGTTCCGGCTGCCGGCGGCCGAACGCGAGGACCTCACTTCGCTGGCCACGAAGACCGCCGCCTGCCTCGCCACGGTCGGCCTCCCCAGCCAGGTGCGCGAGTCGCCGAGCGGGCGGCCGCAGCTCGCCGGGCTCGATCCCCTGTCCGCGCGCTACTTCGCTTCGAAGTGCGGCCTCTACGAGCTGGCCCAGCCGACGCCGACCGAACAGGCCGCGCTCGACAGCCTCAACGACGCCGTCAACCGCTGCCTGCAGAGCCAGGGCGCGGACAAGGTGCAGCTGGGCCTCGACCTGGAAATCCTCGGCGGCACCGACCAGCGGCCGGCCCAGGGCTGCCTCGACGCGGCCCGCCGCGAGCAGCTGACGCCGTTCGTCGCGCCGCCCGCGCTGCTGTTCACGCTCGGGCCGGGCGGGTCGCAGCTGCCGACGTTCACGCTGTCGCGGGAGAACCTGACCCGGATCCTCGCCGTGACCGGTGGCGTGCTGGTGCTGGCCGTCGCGCTCACGGTGCTGGTGGCGACCCGGCTGTCCCGCCCGCTGCGGGCGTTGACCGAAGCGGCGAAACAGGATCGCCCGGCGCCGGTGAAGTCCCGCGACGAGGTCGGCTACCTCGCCGCCGCGTTCAACGACCTCACCGCGCGGCGGGAGCGCATCGAGGAGCTGCGCAAGGCGATGGTCAGCGACATCGCGCACGAGCTGCGCAACCCGCTCAACGTCATCCGCGGCCGGCTGGAGGCCGCCGAAGACGGCCACCTGCCCTTCGACCGCGCGCTGAGCGCCTCCCTTCTCGAAGAAACCGTGCTGCTGCAGCACATCGTCGACGACCTGCAGGACCTCGCCGCCGCCGACGCCGGGCAGCTGCGGCTGCACCCCGAGCTGCTCGACGCGGCCGAGCTGGCCGGCCACGTCGCCGTCGCGCAGGCCGACCGGGCCGCCGCGGCCGGCGTCGGGCTCACCGTCGAAGCCGACGGCGACACCGTGCTCGCGGCCGATCCGGTGCGGCTGCGCCAGATCGTCGGCAACCTGGTGACGAACGCGGTCCGGCACACCCCCGCCGGCGGCCGCGTGACGATCCGCGTTTCGTCCACTGTGGACGTGGTCACGCTGGCCGTCGAAGACACCGGAACCGGGATCGCCGCCGCGGACCTGCCGCACGTGTTCGACCGGTTCTGGCGGGCCGAGAAGTCCCGCAACCGCCAGACCGGCGGCAGCGGGCTCGGCCTCGCCATCGTGCGGCACCTCGTGCAGGCCCACGGCGGCACGGTCGCCGTCGAGTCCGAAGTGGACAGCGGATCGACGTTCACCGTCCGGCTGCCGAAAGCGGATCCCGGTGGCGAGGGTGCCGGGGTGCGGGATCCGCAGGAGGCGCAGCCGCCGGGCACCGTCGCGGAGGAAGGTGACGGGGGTCGCGGTGACGGTCGCGGCCAGGGCGGTGCCCCAGCCGATGGTGATCGTCGCGCCGCCGCAGCGGATCGTCAGCCCTGA
- a CDS encoding alpha/beta hydrolase: protein MSREQRAKIDAVLRAPAPGGPRSVEEIRSGFAALMATMIVPKDIRTAESTLGGRRALRVEPAGEPRPGTILYFHGGSFVFGSPETALSLTGNLVARTRFPAVSLDYRLAPEHPFPAASDDALAAYRALLESGEAPSAVAFAGDSAGGGLAVTTCLRARAAGLPLPAAIVAFSPGLDGTRTGESMRTKAAADPILTRDGLDHTGALYLAGQDPHQELISPAVLADLTGFPPVLLQVGTNELLLDDSTRLAARARAAGVDVVLDVTADVPHVFQAFAGVLDEADQALDRAALFLTQRVR from the coding sequence ATGAGCAGGGAACAACGCGCGAAGATCGACGCGGTGCTGCGCGCACCGGCACCCGGGGGCCCGCGATCGGTCGAAGAGATCCGGTCGGGGTTCGCGGCGCTGATGGCCACGATGATCGTGCCGAAGGACATCCGGACCGCGGAAAGCACGCTCGGCGGCCGCCGGGCCCTGCGGGTCGAGCCGGCCGGCGAGCCGCGTCCCGGGACGATCCTGTACTTCCACGGCGGTTCGTTCGTGTTCGGCTCGCCGGAGACCGCGCTCTCGCTGACCGGGAACCTGGTGGCCAGGACCCGGTTCCCGGCGGTCTCACTGGACTACCGGCTGGCGCCGGAGCACCCGTTCCCGGCCGCGAGCGACGACGCGCTCGCCGCCTACCGGGCGCTGCTCGAAAGCGGCGAGGCCCCGTCGGCCGTCGCGTTCGCCGGGGATTCCGCCGGCGGCGGCCTCGCCGTCACGACGTGCCTGCGCGCCCGCGCCGCCGGCCTCCCGCTGCCGGCGGCGATCGTGGCCTTCTCCCCCGGGCTCGACGGCACCCGCACCGGCGAAAGCATGCGGACGAAGGCGGCCGCCGACCCGATCCTGACGCGCGACGGCCTGGACCACACGGGCGCGCTGTACCTCGCGGGCCAGGACCCGCACCAGGAGCTGATCAGCCCCGCGGTGCTGGCCGACCTGACCGGCTTCCCGCCGGTGCTGCTCCAGGTGGGCACCAACGAACTGCTCCTGGACGACTCGACGCGCCTGGCCGCTCGCGCGCGAGCCGCCGGGGTGGACGTCGTCCTCGACGTCACCGCGGACGTCCCGCACGTGTTCCAGGCCTTCGCCGGCGTCCTGGACGAGGCCGACCAGGCCCTCGACCGCGCCGCCCTCTTCCTCACCCAGCGAGTCCGTTAG
- a CDS encoding response regulator transcription factor: MCARVLVAEDDEKQAEVLRLYLESEGHTVVLAPDGRAALDEARRDRPDLLVLDVMMPKVDGLDVCRILRQESDVAVLMLTARATEDDLLLGLDLGADDYLTKPYSPRELMARVRTLLRRTAGRREPPDTALRAGALRLDPVRHEVSVGGRPVETTPGEFQLLETLIRQPGRVFTRRQLLELTRGDDRFVSTRIIDVHVLNLRKKLEPDPQKPVYLRTVFGVGYKLTAENDT; the protein is encoded by the coding sequence GTGTGCGCACGTGTACTGGTCGCCGAGGACGACGAGAAGCAGGCCGAGGTCCTCCGGCTCTACCTCGAGAGCGAGGGCCACACCGTGGTGCTGGCCCCGGACGGCCGGGCCGCCCTCGACGAAGCCCGCCGCGACCGCCCCGACCTGCTGGTCCTCGACGTGATGATGCCGAAGGTCGACGGCCTCGACGTCTGCCGGATCCTGCGGCAGGAGTCCGACGTGGCGGTGCTGATGCTCACCGCCCGCGCCACCGAGGACGACCTGCTGCTCGGGCTCGACCTCGGCGCGGACGACTACCTGACCAAGCCGTACAGCCCGCGGGAGCTGATGGCCCGGGTCCGGACGCTGCTGCGGCGGACCGCCGGCCGGCGTGAACCACCGGACACCGCGTTGCGCGCCGGCGCGCTGCGGCTCGACCCGGTCCGGCACGAGGTGTCGGTCGGCGGCCGGCCGGTGGAGACCACCCCGGGCGAGTTCCAGCTGCTCGAGACGCTGATCCGGCAGCCGGGCCGGGTCTTCACCCGCCGTCAGCTGCTGGAGCTGACCCGCGGCGACGACCGGTTCGTCAGCACCCGGATCATCGACGTCCACGTGCTCAACCTGCGCAAGAAGCTCGAGCCGGACCCGCAGAAGCCGGTCTACCTGCGGACCGTGTTCGGCGTGGGCTACAAGCTGACGGCGGAAAATGACACGTAG
- a CDS encoding MarR family winged helix-turn-helix transcriptional regulator: MATKLSDVFADLVRCETRLYNALNDRLRERHGIVTSQYEFLRHLREHPGSRVADLAAEFAIGIGATSKGVDRLERRGWIARQPNPADRRSSLLVLTAEGASLAEAAGRTVTELLTELVGDAFDDAAGQALSRLRATLERDRIGLPTG; this comes from the coding sequence GTGGCAACTAAATTGAGCGACGTCTTCGCCGACCTGGTCCGCTGTGAGACGCGGCTCTACAACGCGCTCAACGACCGGCTGCGCGAACGGCACGGGATCGTCACCTCGCAGTACGAATTCCTGCGCCACCTGCGCGAACACCCCGGCTCCCGTGTCGCCGACCTGGCCGCCGAGTTCGCCATCGGCATCGGCGCGACCAGCAAGGGCGTCGACCGCCTGGAGCGGCGCGGGTGGATCGCCCGGCAGCCGAACCCGGCCGACCGGCGGTCGTCCCTGCTGGTGCTGACCGCCGAAGGGGCGAGCCTGGCCGAGGCGGCCGGCCGGACCGTCACCGAGCTGCTGACCGAGCTGGTCGGCGACGCCTTCGACGACGCCGCCGGCCAGGCCCTCTCCCGGCTGCGCGCGACCCTCGAGCGCGACCGGATCGGCTTGCCGACGGGCTGA
- a CDS encoding GH92 family glycosyl hydrolase codes for MRYRFMVALATTAVIGVPTVASAAPTTLSPLVGDPAAYVDPLIGTGRGGSSVGEINNFPGPAAPFGMMQFSPDTQGAYAGYQYHSDQIRGFSLDHASVGCNAFGDVPILPVTGDVGSAPWNRVEHFGHYGEQAEPGYYAVTLADSNVRAELTATTRTGLATFTYPAGSTPQVLVKGGASLAGNSAATLRITGDREVSGSATTGNFCGKPNKYTVFYDITFDQPFTAHGTWDGSTVKPGTDSVDSPHAGAYLTFGSGTVHAKVSMSYVGVDGARANMAAEVPGWDFGAVRKSTRDKWAQALGKIRVAGRDTAQLKTFYTALYHSLLHPNTFDDADGRYIGFDDQVRTLPKGRHQYANFSDWDTYRSLAPLHAMLFPKEASDMAQSLTNDAVQGGWWPRWPMANDYTGQMTGDSSVALLSNLYAFGARDFDVKTALKYLVKGATSVDGTPGAYQERRGIADYVARGYLPNNDASRGDHARVGASITLEWAIDDFAIARFAQGIGDRDVAREFTKRGQNWQNLFNPLTGYVQPRAQDGRFPDGPAYVPPPPGKFGQDGFDEGNAAQYTWLVPQDPAGLVTAMGGPAAVASRLDTFFQKLNVGPNEPYMWAGNEPDFGVPWLYDHVGQPWKTQQVVREIATTLFSATPDGEPGNDDLGAQSSWYVWAALGIYPATPGTPDLVVHSPLFERAVLSLPSGRTLDIRAPQAPATYVHALSLNGRDWNRTSLPANTARDGGRLDFSLVSTPDKRWAADAAPPSYRDGEKPYLASVTNQVVVAPGGTGEVTVSGQRLGGHDRVLDVATQAPPGVSVTGPRQLRLDDRTGGGTAKLNVSVAAGTPEGYYQVPVTVRGGATSVPGSVIVLVAPPGGLAAAYSNVGISDDGDAGSADIDGAGNSLSRQALAAAGLTGGHVTQAAGTSFTWPAAPAGRPDNVVPAGQPIQVSGTRLSFIGTASNGDHRASATVTFTDGTTGQADLSFGDWVFPGGGTDPVFGNTLVARTDHRNQPGGQGGGASVYATAPFDAPAGKTIASVTLPSDPDLHVFAIGLA; via the coding sequence GTGCGGTACAGGTTCATGGTGGCGCTGGCCACGACGGCGGTGATCGGCGTGCCCACCGTCGCTTCGGCGGCTCCGACAACGTTGTCACCGCTGGTCGGGGACCCGGCGGCCTATGTCGACCCGCTGATCGGGACCGGTCGCGGCGGGAGCTCGGTCGGCGAAATCAACAACTTCCCCGGCCCGGCGGCGCCGTTCGGGATGATGCAGTTCTCGCCGGACACCCAAGGCGCGTACGCCGGCTACCAGTACCACTCCGACCAGATCCGAGGTTTCAGCCTCGACCACGCGTCGGTCGGCTGCAATGCGTTCGGTGACGTGCCGATCCTGCCGGTCACCGGCGACGTCGGCAGCGCGCCCTGGAACCGCGTCGAGCACTTCGGCCACTACGGCGAGCAGGCCGAGCCGGGCTACTACGCCGTGACGCTCGCCGACTCGAACGTCCGGGCCGAGCTGACCGCCACGACCCGCACCGGGCTCGCCACGTTCACCTACCCGGCCGGGTCGACGCCGCAGGTGCTCGTCAAGGGCGGTGCCAGCCTGGCCGGCAACTCCGCCGCCACCTTGCGGATCACCGGCGACCGCGAGGTGAGCGGGTCGGCCACCACCGGCAACTTCTGCGGCAAGCCGAACAAGTACACGGTCTTCTACGACATCACGTTCGACCAGCCGTTCACCGCGCACGGCACCTGGGACGGCTCGACGGTGAAACCGGGCACCGACAGCGTCGACTCGCCGCACGCGGGCGCGTACCTGACGTTCGGTTCCGGGACCGTGCACGCGAAGGTGTCGATGTCCTACGTGGGCGTCGACGGCGCGAGGGCCAACATGGCCGCCGAAGTCCCCGGCTGGGACTTCGGCGCGGTCCGGAAGTCCACACGCGACAAGTGGGCGCAGGCCCTGGGCAAGATCCGCGTGGCGGGCCGCGACACCGCGCAGCTCAAGACGTTCTACACCGCCCTGTACCACTCGCTGCTGCACCCCAACACGTTCGACGACGCCGACGGCCGGTACATCGGCTTCGACGACCAGGTCCGGACCCTGCCGAAGGGGCGGCACCAGTACGCGAACTTCTCCGACTGGGACACCTACCGCTCGCTCGCGCCGCTGCACGCCATGCTCTTCCCGAAAGAAGCCAGTGACATGGCGCAGTCGCTGACGAACGACGCCGTCCAAGGTGGCTGGTGGCCGCGCTGGCCGATGGCGAACGACTACACCGGCCAGATGACCGGCGACAGCTCGGTCGCGCTGCTCTCGAACCTGTACGCGTTCGGCGCGCGGGACTTCGACGTCAAGACGGCGCTGAAGTACCTGGTCAAGGGTGCGACCTCGGTCGACGGAACGCCCGGGGCGTACCAGGAACGCCGGGGCATCGCCGACTACGTCGCCCGCGGGTACCTGCCGAACAACGACGCGTCCCGCGGCGACCACGCCCGCGTCGGCGCGTCGATCACGCTGGAGTGGGCGATCGACGACTTCGCCATCGCGCGGTTCGCGCAGGGCATCGGCGACCGCGACGTCGCCCGCGAGTTCACGAAACGCGGCCAGAACTGGCAGAACCTCTTCAACCCGCTGACCGGCTACGTCCAGCCGCGCGCGCAGGACGGGCGCTTCCCGGACGGCCCCGCGTACGTCCCGCCGCCGCCGGGCAAGTTCGGGCAGGACGGCTTCGACGAGGGCAACGCGGCGCAGTACACGTGGCTGGTGCCGCAGGACCCGGCCGGGCTGGTGACGGCGATGGGCGGGCCCGCCGCCGTGGCGTCCCGGTTGGACACCTTCTTCCAGAAGCTGAACGTCGGCCCGAACGAGCCGTACATGTGGGCCGGCAACGAACCCGACTTCGGCGTCCCGTGGCTGTACGACCACGTCGGGCAGCCGTGGAAGACCCAGCAGGTGGTCCGCGAGATCGCGACGACGCTGTTCAGCGCGACCCCGGACGGCGAGCCGGGCAACGACGACCTCGGCGCGCAGTCGTCGTGGTACGTCTGGGCCGCGCTCGGCATCTACCCGGCCACGCCGGGGACGCCGGACCTGGTCGTGCACAGCCCGCTGTTCGAGCGCGCGGTGCTGTCGCTGCCGTCCGGGCGGACGCTCGACATCCGGGCGCCCCAGGCACCGGCGACGTACGTCCACGCGCTTTCGCTGAACGGCCGCGACTGGAACCGGACGTCGTTGCCCGCGAACACCGCGCGGGACGGCGGCCGGCTGGACTTCTCGCTGGTGTCCACTCCGGACAAGCGCTGGGCGGCCGATGCGGCGCCGCCGTCCTATCGCGACGGTGAGAAGCCGTACCTGGCCTCGGTGACCAACCAGGTCGTCGTCGCGCCCGGCGGCACCGGCGAGGTCACCGTGAGCGGGCAGCGGCTCGGCGGGCACGACCGCGTGCTGGACGTGGCGACGCAGGCGCCGCCCGGTGTCTCGGTGACCGGGCCGCGGCAGCTCCGGCTCGACGACCGGACCGGCGGCGGGACCGCGAAGCTGAACGTGTCGGTCGCCGCCGGGACGCCCGAGGGCTACTACCAGGTGCCGGTGACCGTCCGCGGCGGTGCTACGTCCGTACCCGGCTCGGTGATCGTGCTGGTGGCGCCGCCGGGCGGACTTGCGGCCGCGTACTCGAACGTGGGCATCTCCGACGACGGCGACGCCGGCTCGGCCGACATCGACGGCGCCGGCAACAGCCTCTCGCGGCAGGCACTGGCCGCGGCCGGGCTGACCGGCGGGCACGTCACGCAGGCGGCGGGCACGTCGTTCACCTGGCCCGCGGCGCCGGCCGGACGTCCGGACAACGTGGTGCCCGCCGGGCAGCCGATCCAGGTGTCCGGGACCCGCTTGTCGTTCATCGGCACGGCCTCGAACGGCGACCACCGGGCGTCGGCGACGGTGACGTTCACCGACGGCACCACCGGCCAGGCCGACCTGTCCTTCGGCGACTGGGTCTTCCCGGGCGGCGGCACGGACCCGGTGTTCGGCAACACGCTGGTGGCCCGCACGGACCACCGCAACCAGCCGGGCGGCCAGGGCGGCGGGGCGTCGGTGTACGCGACGGCGCCGTTCGACGCCCCGGCCGGGAAGACGATCGCGTCGGTGACCCTGCCCTCGGACCCCGACCTGCACGTCTTCGCGATCGGCCTCGCCTAA
- a CDS encoding twin-arginine translocation signal domain-containing protein, whose product MIDRRTFLGGAAALLSLAGTASAAVPPPAGPFPPLAPPPPGSAWATSRRPSPTCGRPTHCRPGAAS is encoded by the coding sequence GTGATCGATCGCAGGACCTTCCTCGGCGGAGCCGCCGCCTTGCTCAGCCTCGCGGGGACGGCTTCGGCCGCGGTACCCCCGCCGGCGGGGCCGTTCCCGCCGCTCGCCCCGCCGCCACCGGGTTCGGCATGGGCTACCTCGCGAAGACCCTCGCCAACCTGCGGCAGGCCGACGCACTGCCGGCCCGGCGCGGCGAGCTGA